From Temnothorax longispinosus isolate EJ_2023e chromosome 3, Tlon_JGU_v1, whole genome shotgun sequence, one genomic window encodes:
- the LOC139810115 gene encoding uncharacterized protein — MSSKRKSAVENTCVREHLKRTKPGNSGKVKPAKTAFSVQGLPSGFFSTDIQQENCSTIVINGQRLDLRKIPIIDDQQQMLNNIVSNNETEDIEDGRSDEREDENVDGENEHHDNNNYQNNNENEEFRAPHNNQNETQSLLDFEQLDHDIDHCCLSCREILLMLLKKVDQLLLIMKNGPQKNNNNNNPQNEQIAGTFDQLQMLPIKEVEQLLLFDQNLVNPLHRQMRSQFEAKMVAVGGDTFDKAIKRILSVIMTDELAGKCTWIIRKAGKTKISNCNFPKIISVYITKKYSITDEIVKKRIQLWLQKYGDRIKLKEEQARKDEEHRQKEIEEERRLFNQA; from the exons ATGTcatcaaaaagaaaaagtgcAGTAGAAAATACATGCGTGAGAGAACATCTCAAAAGGACTA AACCTGGTAATAGTGGAAAAGTAAAACCTGCAAAAACag cttTCAGTGTACAAGGACTACCATCCGGCTTTTTCAGTACAGATATCCAACAAGAAAACTGTTCCACTATAGTTATTAATGGTCAACGATTGGATTTGCGAAAGATTCCGATTATTGATGATCAACAGCAAATGCTGAATAATATAGTATCGAATAATGAAACAG AAGACATTGAAGATGGTAGATCTGATGAACGTGAAGATGAAAACGTTGATGGTGAAAATGAGCATCACGACAATAACAATTATCAAAACAACAATGAGAATGAAGAGTTTCGTGCTCCtcataataatcaaaatgaaACTCAGAGCTTGCTGGATTTTGAGCAACTGGATCACGACATAGATCATTGTTGTC tttcTTGCCGAGAAATACTCTTAATGCTACTTAAAAAAGTGGATCAACTGTTATTGATAATGAAAAATGGgccacaaaaaaataataataacaataatccACAAAATGAACAAATAGCAGGGACATTTGATCAACTTCAAATGTTACCGATAAAAGAAGTTGAACAATTGCTTTTATTCGACCAAAACTTAGTAAATCCTCTCCACCGACAAATGAGATcacaattt GAAGCAAAAATGGTTGCTGTTGGAGGAGATACTTTCGACAAAGCTATCAAAAGAATTTTGTCGGTAATTATGACTGATGAGTTGGCAGGCAAATGTACTTGGATCATCAGAAAAGCTGGCAAGACCAAGATTTCAAATTGCAATTTTCCTAAAATAATAAGTG tttacatcaccaaaaaatatagcattaCTGATGAAATAGTAAAAAAGCGGATACAACTTTGGCTGCAAAAATATGGTGACCGCATAAAGCTTAAAGAAGAACAAGCTCGAAAGGATGAAGAACATCGCCAAAAAGAAATTGAGGAAGAACGACGATTATTTAACCAAGCATAA